The sequence AGGCTGAACAAACTCAAACCGACCAGGGTATGTCCATAAGGCGCGGCCATAGATAAAACCTTAAAGTTGGATACTGGATAATAGTTACTGGTTACTCGATACTGGTTACTGGATAAAACCTAACCAAAGCTATTTGAAATTTGGTGTTTAAACTGGTTCCCCAATATTTGATGACTATATAAGAACTCGTCATTCCCGCGCAGGCGGGAATCCAGGCTACGCATAACTTATTAATCCCGCCTTTGGCGGGACTGGATTCCCGTTTCCACAAGACGAAAATGGGCTCTTCTGGACTTTTCAGGAATCCATCAATATTATGGGACATCCTCTTTTATTGAGATTTTTCCTCCCTCGGACCTTTAAAATAGAAAAAGGCCCCCGGCAGGCCAATGAAGATGTTACCCAGATTGGAAGCGAACCCCAGGGTAAAAGCCACGGTGGTGGAAATCCCGAAAAAAGAAAACAGGGCAATGAATAACCCCTCCTGAATCCCGAAGCCGCTCAGAGAAACGGGTATCCTGGCAAAAAATTGGGCCAGGGGGATAATGAGAATCAGATAATAAAAGGGCACCTTAAGCCCCAGGGCCAGGACCAAAGCAAAAATAGTCAATATGGGCAACAACTGCTCCCCGAATGACCAGAGAAAAAATTTCCCCAAGGCCCTCGGGTGATGGCGATAGAGGACAAAAGAAGAAGAAATTTGTTGGATCTTGCCGGCCCCGGGCAGCCGGGCCAGGAGGTTTTTTAATATCGGGGGGCCCTCTCCTCGCATCAAGAGAACCAGGAAAAGAATCCCTCCCGAAAGAAAAAAGAGCAGGAGTAATAAGAGGACCCTGGGAAAATTCGGGACCAGGAAGTAGAACAGGGGAATGACCATAACA is a genomic window of Deltaproteobacteria bacterium containing:
- a CDS encoding flippase-like domain-containing protein, whose product is MYCRPPWGGDAVRAYELSKNTKTGIDVISSIIMERFLGFLSSALMAVMVIPLFYFLVPNFPRVLLLLLLFFLSGGILFLVLLMRGEGPPILKNLLARLPGAGKIQQISSSFVLYRHHPRALGKFFLWSFGEQLLPILTIFALVLALGLKVPFYYLILIIPLAQFFARIPVSLSGFGIQEGLFIALFSFFGISTTVAFTLGFASNLGNIFIGLPGAFFYFKGPREEKSQ